One window from the genome of Pseudomonas sp. L5B5 encodes:
- the pyrE gene encoding orotate phosphoribosyltransferase, whose translation MQAYQRDFIRFAIDRGVLRFGEFTLKSGRTSPYFFNAGLFNSGTALAQLGRFYAAAIVDSGISFDVLFGPAYKGIPLAAATAVALAEHHQRDLPWCFNRKEAKAHGEGGSLVGAPLTGDVLIIDDVITAGTAIREVMQIIGSQDGAKAAGVLIALNRQERGNGELSAIQEVERDFGIPVVSIVSLNQVLEFLADDPQLKQHLPAVQAYRTQFGV comes from the coding sequence ATGCAGGCGTATCAGCGCGATTTCATTCGTTTTGCCATCGATCGCGGGGTTTTGCGCTTCGGTGAGTTCACCCTGAAGTCCGGGCGCACCAGCCCCTACTTCTTCAATGCCGGTCTGTTCAACAGCGGTACGGCCCTGGCCCAGCTGGGGCGTTTCTATGCGGCGGCCATCGTCGACAGCGGCATTTCCTTCGACGTCCTGTTCGGTCCCGCCTACAAGGGCATTCCCCTGGCCGCGGCCACTGCGGTAGCACTGGCCGAGCATCACCAGCGTGATCTGCCCTGGTGCTTCAACCGCAAGGAAGCCAAGGCCCATGGCGAGGGTGGCAGCCTGGTGGGCGCGCCGCTGACCGGCGATGTGCTGATCATCGATGACGTGATCACTGCCGGCACGGCCATTCGTGAGGTGATGCAGATCATCGGTTCCCAGGACGGTGCCAAGGCGGCCGGTGTGCTGATCGCCCTGAACCGCCAGGAGCGTGGCAACGGTGAGTTGTCGGCGATCCAGGAGGTCGAGCGCGACTTCGGCATTCCGGTGGTGAGCATCGTATCCCTGAATCAGGTCCTGGAATTCCTGGCGGACGATCCGCAGCTCAAGCAGCACTTGCCGGCGGTGCAAGCCTACCGTACGCAATTCGGCGTCTGA
- the argB gene encoding acetylglutamate kinase: protein MTIERDAAANTAKVLSEALPYIRRYVGKTLVIKYGGNAMESEELKTGFARDIVLMKAVGINPVVVHGGGPQIGDLLKRLSIESHFVDGMRVTDAQTMDVVEMVLGGQVNKDIVNLINRHGGSAIGLTGKDAELIRARKLTVTRQTPEMTTPEIIDIGHVGEVEGINTDLLNLLVKGDFIPVIAPIGVGANGESYNINADLVAGKVAEALKAEKLMLLTNIAGLMDKSGTVLTGLSTQQVDELIADGTIYGGMLPKIRCALEAVQGGVGSSLIIDGRVPNAILLEIFTDTGVGTLISNRKRP, encoded by the coding sequence ATGACCATCGAACGCGACGCCGCCGCTAACACCGCCAAGGTCCTATCCGAAGCGCTGCCTTATATTCGCCGCTATGTCGGCAAGACCCTGGTGATCAAGTACGGCGGCAACGCGATGGAAAGCGAGGAGCTGAAAACCGGCTTCGCCCGCGACATCGTGTTGATGAAGGCTGTCGGGATCAACCCGGTTGTGGTGCACGGCGGCGGCCCGCAGATCGGCGACTTGCTCAAGCGCCTGTCGATCGAAAGCCACTTCGTCGATGGCATGCGCGTGACCGATGCGCAGACCATGGATGTGGTGGAGATGGTCCTCGGTGGCCAGGTGAACAAGGACATCGTCAACCTGATCAATCGTCATGGCGGCAGCGCCATTGGCCTGACCGGCAAGGACGCCGAGCTGATCCGGGCCAGGAAACTCACCGTGACCCGGCAGACGCCGGAGATGACCACTCCGGAGATCATCGATATCGGCCATGTGGGCGAGGTGGAAGGGATCAATACCGACCTGCTGAACTTGCTGGTCAAAGGTGATTTCATCCCGGTGATCGCGCCCATCGGCGTAGGCGCCAATGGCGAGTCCTACAACATCAACGCCGACCTGGTGGCTGGCAAGGTGGCCGAAGCGCTGAAAGCCGAAAAGCTGATGCTGCTGACCAACATCGCCGGCCTGATGGACAAGTCGGGCACGGTCCTGACCGGCCTCAGCACCCAGCAGGTGGATGAACTGATCGCCGACGGCACCATCTACGGCGGCATGCTGCCGAAGATCCGCTGTGCACTGGAAGCGGTACAGGGCGGTGTTGGCAGCTCGCTGATCATCGATGGTCGTGTACCCAACGCGATCCTGCTGGAGATCTTCACCGATACCGGTGTCGGCACCCTTATCAGCAATCGCAAGCGTCCTTAA
- the dut gene encoding dUTP diphosphatase codes for MHALQAKILDPRIGNEFPLPQYATPGSAGLDLRAMLKEDTVLEPGQTLLIPTGLSVYIGDPGLAALILPRSGLGHKHGIVLGNLVGLIDSDYQGELMVSCWNRGQTAFNIAVGERIAQLVLVPVVQAHFEVVEAFDESQRGAGGFGHSGSH; via the coding sequence ATGCACGCTTTACAAGCCAAGATCCTCGACCCCCGCATCGGCAACGAATTCCCCCTGCCGCAGTACGCCACGCCTGGCTCCGCCGGCCTCGACCTGCGCGCCATGCTCAAGGAAGACACCGTACTGGAGCCAGGCCAGACCTTGCTGATTCCTACCGGTCTATCGGTCTATATCGGCGACCCGGGCCTGGCGGCCCTGATCCTGCCTCGCTCCGGCCTGGGTCATAAGCACGGCATCGTGCTGGGCAACCTGGTAGGCCTGATCGATTCGGACTACCAGGGTGAGCTGATGGTCTCCTGCTGGAACCGCGGCCAGACTGCCTTCAACATCGCCGTCGGCGAGCGGATCGCCCAGCTGGTGCTGGTGCCCGTGGTCCAGGCCCACTTCGAAGTGGTTGAAGCGTTCGACGAAAGCCAGCGCGGCGCCGGTGGTTTCGGTCACTCCGGCAGCCATTGA
- the coaBC gene encoding bifunctional phosphopantothenoylcysteine decarboxylase/phosphopantothenate--cysteine ligase CoaBC: MQRLYRKRIVLGVGGGIAAYKSAELVRRLLDQGAEVRVVMTRGGCEFITPLTLQALSGHPVHLDLLDPAAEAAMGHIELAKWADLVLIAPATADLIARLAQGIADDLLTTLVLATDATVAIAPAMNQAMWRDPATQANTQLLQSRGLKVFGPASGSQACGDVGLGRMLEANDLAQCAADCFQHLALTGKHVLITAGPTQENIDPVRYITNHSSGKMGFALAEAAVEAGARVTLITGPVHLPTPDRVTRIDVVSARDMLAACEAAIPCDVFIASAAVADYRPEVVAPQKLKKDPTNGDGLLLQMVRNPDILATIATRPDRPFSVGFAAETEHLLDYAARKLKDKNLDLIVANDVANPSIGFNSEENACSVIDRELHATLFAQTSKGKIARQLISFIAQRLNQV, encoded by the coding sequence ATGCAGCGGTTGTATCGCAAACGCATCGTGCTCGGCGTCGGTGGCGGCATTGCCGCCTACAAGAGCGCGGAGCTGGTTCGCCGACTCCTCGACCAGGGCGCCGAAGTGCGCGTGGTCATGACCCGGGGCGGCTGTGAATTCATCACCCCGCTGACCCTGCAGGCCCTCTCCGGGCACCCGGTCCATCTCGACCTGCTGGATCCGGCTGCCGAAGCCGCCATGGGCCACATCGAGCTGGCCAAATGGGCAGACCTGGTGCTCATCGCCCCGGCCACGGCCGACCTGATCGCCCGCCTGGCCCAGGGCATCGCCGACGACCTGCTGACCACCCTGGTCCTGGCCACCGACGCCACGGTCGCCATCGCCCCGGCCATGAATCAGGCCATGTGGCGCGACCCCGCCACCCAGGCCAACACCCAACTCCTGCAAAGCCGGGGCCTTAAGGTGTTCGGCCCGGCCTCCGGCAGCCAAGCCTGTGGTGACGTCGGCCTGGGTCGCATGCTGGAGGCCAACGACCTGGCCCAGTGCGCCGCCGATTGCTTCCAGCACCTGGCACTGACCGGCAAACACGTACTGATCACCGCCGGTCCGACCCAGGAAAACATCGATCCCGTGCGCTACATCACCAACCATAGCTCAGGGAAAATGGGCTTCGCCCTGGCCGAGGCTGCCGTCGAAGCCGGTGCCCGGGTCACCCTGATCACCGGTCCGGTACACCTGCCGACCCCCGACAGGGTCACGCGGATCGACGTTGTCAGCGCTCGCGACATGCTCGCGGCCTGTGAAGCGGCCATCCCCTGCGACGTTTTCATCGCCTCTGCGGCGGTCGCGGATTACCGCCCAGAAGTCGTCGCCCCACAAAAACTAAAGAAAGACCCTACGAACGGTGACGGCCTGCTGCTGCAAATGGTGCGTAACCCGGACATCCTGGCCACCATAGCCACCCGCCCGGACCGTCCGTTCAGCGTCGGCTTCGCCGCCGAGACCGAACACCTGCTCGACTACGCTGCACGCAAGCTGAAGGACAAGAACCTCGACCTGATCGTCGCCAACGACGTGGCCAACCCGAGCATTGGCTTCAACAGCGAGGAAAACGCCTGCAGCGTGATTGACCGAGAGTTGCACGCAACCCTCTTCGCCCAGACCAGCAAAGGCAAGATTGCCCGCCAGCTGATCTCTTTCATCGCCCAACGGCTGAACCAGGTTTAA
- the radC gene encoding RadC family protein: MSIRDWPVAERPRERLLEQGAISLSDAELLAIFLRTGIAGRSAVDLARHLLQRFGSLRSLLEADRLTFTRQPGLGPAKYAQLQAVLEMARRNLAQELHRHSALENPLVVRDYLKSMLRHEPHEVFGCLFLDTKHRVLAFEILFQGSIDSTTVHPRQVIKRTLAHNAAAVILCHNHPSGISDPSPADRVVTRRLQQALELIDVRVLDHFIIGEGDPLSMAEYGWL; this comes from the coding sequence ATGAGCATTCGTGATTGGCCCGTGGCGGAACGTCCGCGGGAACGGCTTCTGGAGCAGGGCGCGATCAGCCTCTCCGATGCCGAGCTGTTGGCGATTTTCCTGCGTACCGGCATCGCCGGCAGGAGCGCGGTGGACCTGGCGCGGCACCTGCTGCAGCGTTTTGGCAGCTTGCGCAGCCTGCTGGAGGCGGATCGCCTGACCTTCACCCGCCAGCCGGGGTTGGGGCCGGCCAAATACGCGCAACTGCAGGCGGTGTTGGAAATGGCCCGGCGCAACCTGGCGCAGGAGCTGCACCGGCACTCCGCGTTGGAGAACCCGCTGGTGGTGCGCGATTACCTGAAGTCGATGCTGCGGCACGAGCCCCATGAGGTGTTCGGCTGCCTGTTCCTGGATACCAAGCACCGGGTCCTGGCATTCGAGATTTTGTTCCAGGGATCGATCGACAGCACGACGGTACATCCGCGCCAGGTGATCAAGCGAACCCTGGCCCACAACGCGGCGGCGGTGATCCTCTGTCACAACCATCCATCGGGCATTTCCGACCCCAGCCCCGCGGATCGGGTGGTTACCCGGCGCTTGCAACAGGCGTTGGAGCTGATCGATGTGCGGGTGCTGGATCACTTCATCATCGGTGAAGGGGATCCCTTGTCGATGGCCGAGTATGGCTGGCTATGA
- a CDS encoding ABC transporter substrate-binding protein, with protein MRLAALPLLLAPLLSPLAQAAALSVCTEASPEGFDVVQYNSLTTTNASADVLMNRLVDFDASSGKVVPSLADSWEVSSDGLTYVFKLHPKVKFHRTEYFNPSRELTAEDVKFSFERMLDPANPWHKVAQSGFPHAQSLQLPSLIRKIDALDPLTVRFTLDHADSTFLATLSMGFASIYSAEYAEQLLKAGTPEKLNSQPIGSGPFIFGRFQKDAAVRYKANRDYFAGKPGVDSLIFAITPDANVRLQKLRRNECQIALSPKPLDVQAASADPTLKIEHTAAFMTAFVAINSQHPPLDKPEVRQAINLAFDKTNYLKAVFEGTAEAANGPYPANTWSYAKELPGYAFDPEKARQLLAKAGLKSGFQTTIWTRPSGSLLNPNPSLGAQMLQSDLAQVGIQAEIRVIEWGELIRRAKAGEHDLLFMGWAGDNGDPDNFLSPQFTCAAVKSGTNFARYCDQNLDKLITAGKTTSEQGVRSKLYQQAQTQIQQQALWLPLAHPTAFALTRKQVQGYQVSPFGRQDYSKVNVQ; from the coding sequence ATGCGTCTCGCCGCCCTCCCACTCCTGCTCGCCCCTCTCCTGAGCCCGCTGGCCCAGGCCGCCGCGCTGAGCGTCTGCACCGAAGCCAGCCCGGAAGGCTTCGACGTGGTGCAATACAACTCGCTGACGACCACCAACGCCTCCGCCGACGTCCTGATGAACCGGTTAGTGGACTTTGATGCCAGCAGTGGCAAGGTGGTCCCCAGCCTGGCCGACAGTTGGGAGGTCTCGTCCGACGGACTGACCTACGTGTTCAAGCTGCACCCCAAGGTGAAGTTCCACCGTACCGAGTATTTCAACCCCAGCCGCGAGCTCACCGCCGAGGACGTCAAGTTCAGTTTCGAACGCATGCTCGATCCGGCGAACCCATGGCACAAGGTTGCCCAGAGCGGCTTCCCTCATGCCCAGTCCCTGCAGCTTCCCAGCCTGATCAGGAAGATCGACGCCCTGGACCCGCTGACTGTGCGCTTCACCCTTGACCACGCCGATTCCACCTTCCTGGCTACCCTGAGCATGGGCTTCGCCTCGATCTACTCTGCGGAGTACGCCGAGCAGTTGCTCAAGGCCGGCACCCCGGAAAAGCTCAACAGCCAGCCGATCGGCAGCGGCCCGTTCATCTTCGGGCGCTTCCAGAAAGATGCGGCCGTGCGCTACAAGGCCAACCGCGATTACTTTGCCGGCAAACCCGGCGTGGACTCGCTGATCTTCGCCATCACTCCGGACGCCAACGTGCGCCTGCAGAAGCTGCGGCGCAACGAATGCCAGATCGCCTTGTCGCCCAAGCCCCTGGATGTGCAGGCCGCCAGTGCCGATCCAACGCTGAAGATCGAGCACACGGCTGCATTCATGACCGCCTTCGTCGCCATCAACAGCCAGCACCCGCCCCTGGATAAACCCGAGGTGCGCCAGGCGATCAACCTGGCATTCGACAAGACCAACTACCTCAAGGCGGTCTTCGAGGGCACCGCCGAAGCAGCCAACGGCCCTTACCCGGCCAATACCTGGAGCTACGCCAAAGAGCTGCCCGGCTATGCCTTCGACCCGGAAAAGGCGCGCCAGCTGCTGGCCAAGGCCGGCCTCAAGAGTGGTTTCCAGACCACCATCTGGACCCGCCCCTCCGGCAGCCTGCTCAATCCCAATCCGAGCCTGGGCGCGCAGATGCTGCAATCGGACCTGGCACAAGTGGGCATCCAGGCGGAGATCCGCGTGATCGAATGGGGTGAGCTGATCCGCCGGGCCAAGGCCGGCGAGCACGATCTGCTGTTCATGGGCTGGGCCGGCGACAACGGCGACCCGGATAACTTCCTCTCGCCACAATTCACCTGCGCGGCGGTCAAGTCGGGCACCAACTTCGCCCGCTACTGCGACCAGAACCTGGACAAGCTGATCACGGCCGGCAAGACCACCAGCGAGCAGGGCGTACGCAGCAAGCTGTACCAGCAGGCCCAGACCCAGATCCAGCAACAGGCGCTATGGCTGCCCCTGGCCCACCCCACCGCCTTCGCCCTGACCCGCAAACAGGTCCAGGGTTACCAGGTGAGCCCCTTCGGCCGTCAGGACTACTCGAAGGTCAACGTCCAATAA
- the rpmB gene encoding 50S ribosomal protein L28 has translation MSRVCQVTGKGPVTGNNISHANNKTRRRFLPNLQHHRFWVESEKRFVRLRVSAKGMRIIDKRGIDAVLVDIRRDGGKV, from the coding sequence ATGTCTAGAGTCTGTCAAGTTACCGGTAAGGGTCCGGTGACTGGGAATAACATTTCCCACGCAAACAACAAAACCCGTCGTCGTTTCCTGCCGAACCTGCAGCATCACCGCTTCTGGGTTGAGTCCGAGAAACGTTTCGTGCGTCTGCGCGTATCTGCCAAAGGCATGCGTATCATCGACAAGCGCGGCATCGACGCCGTTCTGGTCGACATCCGTCGCGATGGCGGCAAGGTTTAA
- the rpmG gene encoding 50S ribosomal protein L33, protein MRELIRLISSAGTGHFYTTDKNKRTTPDKIEIKKFDPVVRKHVIYKEGKIK, encoded by the coding sequence ATGCGTGAATTGATTCGTTTGATCTCGAGCGCCGGTACTGGTCACTTCTACACTACCGACAAGAACAAGCGTACTACCCCGGACAAAATCGAGATCAAGAAATTTGATCCGGTTGTTCGCAAGCACGTGATCTACAAAGAAGGCAAAATCAAGTAA
- a CDS encoding cupin domain-containing protein has protein sequence MSIHNVVDFSQANTEGERYRPAAEKILKGDPEQAVFNHYASPCGQLNAGIWEGAVGQWTVNFTEHEYCEILQGVSVLRDTDGNAKTLRVGDRFVIPAGFKGTWEVLEPCRKAYVAFEQKA, from the coding sequence ATGAGCATCCATAACGTCGTCGACTTCAGCCAGGCCAACACCGAGGGCGAACGCTACCGGCCCGCCGCGGAAAAAATCCTCAAGGGCGATCCCGAACAAGCGGTGTTCAACCACTACGCCAGCCCCTGCGGCCAGCTCAATGCCGGGATCTGGGAAGGCGCCGTGGGCCAGTGGACCGTGAACTTCACCGAACATGAATACTGCGAGATCCTGCAGGGCGTATCGGTACTGCGCGACACCGACGGCAACGCCAAGACGTTGCGCGTCGGTGATCGGTTCGTGATCCCGGCCGGCTTCAAGGGCACCTGGGAAGTACTGGAGCCTTGCCGCAAGGCCTACGTGGCCTTCGAACAGAAAGCCTGA
- a CDS encoding aldehyde dehydrogenase, producing the protein MTTLTRADWEQRARELKIEGRAYINGEYTASASSETFECISPVDGRVLATIASCDAADAQRAVENARATFNSGVWSRLAPAKRKSVMIRFAGLLKQHAQELALLETLDMGKPISDSLEIDVPGAAQALSWSGEAIDKIYDEVAATPHDQLGLVTREPVGVVAAIVPWNFPLMMACWKLGPALSTGNSVILKPSEKSPLTAIRIAALAVEAGIPAGVFNVLPGYGHTVGKALALHMDVDTLVFTGSTKIAKQLLVYSGESNMKRVWLEAGGKSPNIVFADAPDLQAAAESAAGAIAFNQGEVCTAGSRLLVERSIKDKFLPLVIEALKGWKPGNPLDPATNVGALVDTQQMNTVLSYIEAGHADGAKLVAGGKRTLEETGGTYVEPTIFDGVSNAMKIAQEEIFGPVLSVIAFDTVEEAIQIANDTPYGLAAAVWTANISKAHQTARALRAGSVWVNQYDGGDMTAPFGGFKQSGNGRDKSLHAFDKYTELKATWIKL; encoded by the coding sequence ATGACCACCCTGACTCGTGCCGACTGGGAACAACGCGCCCGCGAACTGAAAATCGAAGGCCGTGCCTACATCAATGGCGAATACACCGCTTCCGCCTCCAGTGAAACCTTCGAATGCATCAGCCCGGTAGATGGGCGCGTGCTGGCCACGATTGCCAGCTGTGACGCGGCGGACGCCCAGCGCGCCGTGGAAAACGCCCGCGCCACGTTCAACTCCGGAGTCTGGTCGCGCTTGGCCCCGGCCAAACGCAAGTCGGTGATGATCCGTTTTGCCGGCCTGCTCAAGCAGCACGCCCAGGAGCTGGCGCTCCTGGAGACCCTGGACATGGGCAAGCCCATCAGCGACTCCCTGGAGATCGACGTTCCCGGCGCGGCGCAGGCCCTGAGCTGGAGCGGCGAAGCCATCGACAAGATCTATGACGAAGTCGCCGCCACCCCCCACGACCAGCTCGGCCTGGTCACCCGTGAGCCGGTGGGCGTGGTCGCGGCCATCGTGCCGTGGAACTTCCCGCTGATGATGGCCTGCTGGAAACTGGGGCCGGCGCTGTCCACTGGCAACTCGGTGATCCTCAAGCCTTCGGAGAAGTCGCCGCTGACCGCTATCCGCATCGCTGCCCTGGCGGTAGAGGCAGGCATCCCGGCCGGCGTGTTCAACGTCCTGCCAGGCTACGGTCATACCGTTGGCAAGGCCCTGGCCCTGCACATGGACGTGGACACCCTGGTATTCACCGGTTCCACCAAGATCGCCAAGCAACTGCTGGTGTACTCCGGCGAGTCGAACATGAAGCGCGTCTGGCTCGAGGCAGGCGGCAAGAGCCCGAACATCGTGTTCGCCGACGCCCCGGACCTGCAGGCCGCCGCCGAATCCGCCGCTGGCGCCATTGCCTTCAACCAGGGCGAGGTCTGCACCGCGGGCTCGCGCCTGCTGGTGGAGCGCTCCATCAAGGATAAATTCCTGCCGCTGGTGATCGAGGCCCTCAAGGGCTGGAAGCCGGGCAACCCGCTGGACCCGGCAACCAATGTCGGGGCTCTGGTGGATACCCAGCAGATGAACACCGTGCTGTCCTACATCGAAGCCGGTCATGCCGATGGTGCAAAGCTGGTGGCGGGTGGCAAGCGTACCCTCGAGGAGACTGGCGGTACCTACGTCGAGCCGACGATTTTCGACGGCGTCAGCAACGCGATGAAGATCGCCCAGGAGGAGATCTTCGGCCCGGTGCTGTCGGTCATTGCTTTCGATACCGTGGAAGAGGCGATCCAGATTGCCAACGACACCCCCTACGGGCTGGCGGCTGCAGTGTGGACCGCGAACATCTCCAAGGCTCACCAGACCGCCCGGGCCCTGCGTGCCGGCAGCGTATGGGTCAACCAGTACGACGGCGGCGACATGACCGCGCCGTTCGGTGGCTTCAAGCAATCGGGCAACGGCCGTGACAAGTCGCTGCACGCATTCGACAAGTACACCGAGCTGAAGGCGACCTGGATCAAGCTCTGA
- a CDS encoding MFS transporter, which translates to MPWATYFAVLSAVLSVGLALGMTMPLVSFRLEGWGYGPFAIGVVAAMPAIGVLLGAKVSSRLAARFGTARLMRLCLWAGALSIGLLALLPSYPVWLVLRLVLGTVLTVIFILGESWINQLVVEQWRGRLVALYGSGYALSQLAGPLLLGVLGTGHDYGFWVSVGLLTIAPLLLWGRSGAPSTESCSVTLVDLWSFCRTLPAISWAVALFATFEALILTLLPVYCLSQGFSEDIALAMVSTVVVGDALLQLPIGALADRVSRRGLFTGCAVILLCSSLAIPLLLDNRLLIWPLWVLFGASAGGLFTLSLILIGERYRDDALVRANAHVAQLWGIGCLIGPLVAGAASQWISGHAMLLLVAAGAFGLLLLLMRQGAFGNPQAQPL; encoded by the coding sequence ATGCCTTGGGCGACCTATTTCGCCGTTTTGTCCGCCGTTCTGAGCGTGGGCCTGGCCCTGGGCATGACCATGCCCCTGGTGTCCTTTCGTCTCGAGGGCTGGGGCTACGGACCTTTTGCGATCGGTGTGGTCGCCGCGATGCCGGCCATCGGGGTATTGCTCGGGGCAAAGGTTTCCAGCCGCCTGGCGGCCCGCTTCGGTACCGCCCGCCTGATGCGCCTGTGCTTGTGGGCAGGCGCCTTGTCCATTGGCCTGCTGGCGCTGCTGCCCAGTTACCCGGTGTGGCTGGTGTTGCGCCTGGTCCTGGGGACAGTGCTGACGGTCATCTTCATTCTCGGGGAAAGCTGGATCAACCAATTGGTGGTGGAGCAGTGGCGCGGACGCCTGGTGGCGCTGTATGGCAGTGGTTACGCCTTGAGCCAGCTGGCTGGGCCGCTGCTGCTGGGCGTGCTGGGAACCGGGCACGATTACGGGTTCTGGGTCTCGGTCGGCCTGCTGACCATAGCGCCATTATTGCTGTGGGGGCGCAGCGGCGCACCCTCCACCGAGTCGTGCAGCGTGACGCTGGTTGACCTCTGGTCGTTCTGCAGGACACTGCCGGCCATCAGCTGGGCGGTGGCCCTGTTCGCCACCTTCGAGGCGCTGATCCTTACGCTGTTGCCGGTGTATTGCCTGAGCCAGGGCTTCAGCGAGGACATCGCCCTGGCGATGGTCAGCACGGTAGTGGTAGGCGATGCCCTGCTGCAGCTACCGATTGGTGCCCTGGCCGACCGGGTATCGCGACGCGGGTTGTTCACCGGTTGTGCAGTGATCCTGTTGTGCTCCAGCCTGGCCATTCCGCTGCTACTGGATAATCGCTTGCTGATCTGGCCGCTGTGGGTACTGTTCGGGGCCAGTGCAGGTGGTTTGTTCACCCTGTCGCTGATCCTGATCGGTGAGCGTTACCGTGACGATGCCCTGGTGCGGGCCAATGCGCATGTGGCGCAGCTCTGGGGCATTGGTTGCCTGATCGGGCCGCTGGTGGCGGGGGCAGCCAGCCAGTGGATCAGTGGCCATGCCATGTTGCTGCTGGTAGCGGCCGGCGCGTTCGGGCTGCTGCTCCTGCTGATGCGCCAGGGGGCCTTCGGTAATCCCCAGGCGCAGCCCTTGTAG
- a CDS encoding phospholipase D family protein, which translates to MSHKQAFSLLLLLCLGLGGCATLQAPAQPSQVLPADDSTFAQSIRAQASPYQGRSGFRLLPNSTEAFMARAELIRNAQSSLDLQYYIVHDGISTRMLVDELLKAADRGVRVRILLDDTTSDGLDQIIATLAAHPQIQIRLFNPLHLGRSTGVTRTMGRLFNLSQQHRRMHNKLWLADNSVAIVGGRNLGDEYFDAEPNLNFTDIDMLSVGPVAEQLGHSFDQYWNSALSKPVDEFLSRTPSASDLRNTRLRLDESLQDSRRQNQALYRQLMTYQTQPRMTLWRKELIWAWNQALWDAPAKVLAKGDPDPHLLLTTQLAPELEGVGRELIMVSAYFVPGQSGLLYLTGRADAGVSVSLLTNSLEATDVPVVHGGYAPYRKALLEHGVKLYELRRQPGERGGSGPRLFHSGSVHGSDSSLHSKAMIFDRRKSFIGSFNFDPRSVLWNTEVGVLVDSPELAGHVRELARQGMAPALSYEVRLEDGKLAWVTEDQGQLHSLDHEPGSWWRRLNAWLSTRIGLERML; encoded by the coding sequence TTGAGTCACAAACAGGCGTTTTCCCTGCTTCTGCTGCTGTGTCTCGGGCTCGGCGGCTGCGCGACCCTGCAAGCGCCAGCCCAGCCCAGCCAGGTGCTGCCCGCTGACGACTCGACGTTCGCCCAATCGATCAGGGCCCAGGCCTCTCCGTACCAGGGACGCTCGGGCTTTCGCCTCTTGCCCAACAGCACCGAAGCGTTCATGGCCCGGGCCGAACTGATCCGCAATGCGCAAAGCAGCCTCGACCTGCAGTACTACATCGTCCACGACGGCATCAGCACGCGGATGCTGGTGGACGAATTGCTCAAGGCCGCCGATCGCGGTGTGCGGGTGCGCATCCTGCTGGACGACACCACCAGCGACGGCCTGGACCAGATCATCGCCACCCTCGCCGCCCATCCACAGATCCAGATCCGCCTGTTCAACCCCCTGCACCTGGGCCGCAGCACCGGCGTCACCCGGACCATGGGGCGCCTGTTCAATCTGTCGCAGCAACATCGACGGATGCACAACAAGCTCTGGCTGGCCGACAACAGCGTGGCCATTGTCGGCGGGCGCAACCTGGGGGATGAGTACTTCGACGCCGAACCCAACCTGAACTTCACCGACATCGACATGCTCAGTGTCGGCCCGGTCGCCGAGCAACTGGGCCACAGCTTCGACCAGTACTGGAACAGCGCCCTGAGCAAACCAGTGGATGAGTTCCTCTCTCGCACACCGTCGGCCAGTGACCTGCGCAACACCCGCCTGCGCCTGGATGAGTCGCTGCAGGACAGCCGACGGCAGAACCAGGCGCTGTATCGACAGCTGATGACCTACCAGACCCAGCCGCGCATGACGCTCTGGCGCAAGGAACTGATCTGGGCCTGGAACCAGGCCCTGTGGGATGCGCCGGCCAAGGTCCTGGCCAAGGGTGACCCCGACCCGCACCTGCTGCTGACGACCCAGTTGGCCCCGGAGCTGGAGGGCGTCGGCAGGGAGCTGATCATGGTCTCGGCCTACTTCGTTCCCGGCCAGTCCGGGTTGCTGTACCTGACTGGCCGGGCCGATGCCGGAGTTTCGGTAAGCCTTCTGACCAATTCCCTGGAGGCCACCGATGTACCCGTGGTGCACGGTGGCTACGCGCCCTATCGCAAGGCGCTGCTGGAACATGGAGTCAAGCTCTATGAGTTGCGTCGCCAGCCTGGAGAGCGCGGCGGCAGCGGTCCACGGCTGTTCCACAGCGGCTCTGTGCACGGCTCCGACTCCAGCCTGCACAGCAAGGCGATGATCTTCGACCGGCGCAAGAGCTTCATCGGCTCATTCAACTTCGATCCGCGCTCGGTGCTGTGGAACACCGAGGTCGGAGTGCTGGTGGACAGCCCGGAGCTGGCCGGCCATGTCCGCGAGCTGGCCCGACAAGGCATGGCGCCGGCCCTGAGCTATGAAGTCAGGCTGGAGGACGGCAAGCTGGCCTGGGTCACCGAGGACCAGGGCCAGTTGCACAGCCTGGATCATGAGCCCGGCAGTTGGTGGCGTCGCCTCAACGCCTGGCTGAGCACTCGCATCGGCTTGGAGCGCATGTTGTAG